One Phycisphaerales bacterium genomic window carries:
- a CDS encoding biopolymer transporter ExbD, with protein sequence MLIRRSQRKEFQLPRLPLAAFIDVTLFLLLYFILASNFAKEESWLDSTISTDRRGAAAGNLQPQIVTVGVNGDSPLFRLGDRFFNDRGSLEAVLRQLPKDDGVFIKVPGDVPVWAATMALQAARDAGFHKVSYVPAK encoded by the coding sequence ATGCTCATCCGACGCAGCCAGCGCAAGGAGTTCCAGTTGCCGCGACTGCCGCTCGCGGCGTTCATCGACGTGACCCTGTTCCTGCTGCTGTACTTCATCCTCGCGAGCAACTTCGCGAAGGAGGAGTCGTGGCTGGATTCAACCATCAGCACCGACCGGCGCGGCGCGGCCGCGGGCAACCTTCAGCCGCAGATCGTGACGGTAGGCGTGAACGGCGACAGCCCGTTGTTCCGCCTGGGCGATCGGTTCTTCAATGACCGCGGCAGCCTGGAGGCGGTGCTGCGGCAGTTGCCTAAGGACGACGGGGTCTTCATCAAAGTGCCGGGCGACGTGCCGGTATGGGCGGCCACCATGGCCCTCCAGGCCGCGCGTGACGCCGGGTTCCACAAGGTCAGCTACGTGCCGGCGAAGTAG
- a CDS encoding biopolymer transporter ExbD — translation MKFRPRGELPEAHFDLTPMVDVVLLLIIFFTLTAQFANVLKTPLELPAEKGAGKPDTSEKAVVVDLLADGELRLDARPIALMEFLQRMNHDIKSGEVELTVRADRACPAQHLNALASGLTQIGLRNWKLATASEGT, via the coding sequence ATGAAGTTCCGTCCCCGCGGCGAACTCCCCGAAGCGCACTTCGACCTCACACCGATGGTTGATGTGGTGCTGCTGCTCATCATCTTCTTCACGCTGACCGCCCAGTTCGCCAACGTGCTGAAGACGCCGCTGGAGCTGCCGGCGGAAAAGGGCGCGGGGAAGCCGGACACGAGCGAGAAGGCAGTGGTCGTCGATCTGCTGGCGGACGGCGAGCTGCGGCTGGACGCCCGGCCCATCGCGCTCATGGAGTTCCTGCAGCGGATGAACCACGACATCAAGTCGGGCGAGGTGGAGCTGACCGTACGGGCTGACCGCGCGTGCCCCGCACAGCACCTCAACGCCCTCGCGTCGGGCCTGACGCAAATCGGGCTGCGGAACTGGAAGCTCGCCACCGCGTCGGAGGGGACGTAA
- the metG gene encoding methionine--tRNA ligase subunit beta: protein MADPTPAPTPTPAPAAGPEAKPTITFDEFAKVDLRVAKILKCEPHPNADKLFKLQLDDGSGTPRQICAGIRQAYTPEQLVGKTIIIVANLAPRMLRGEESRGMLLAASDAPKDGGVERRVVVLTTLSDMPPGSIVS, encoded by the coding sequence ATGGCCGACCCCACCCCTGCTCCCACTCCCACCCCCGCGCCCGCGGCTGGCCCCGAGGCGAAGCCCACCATTACCTTCGACGAGTTCGCCAAGGTCGACCTGCGTGTAGCGAAGATCCTCAAGTGCGAGCCGCACCCCAACGCGGACAAGCTGTTCAAGCTGCAGCTGGATGACGGCAGCGGCACGCCGCGCCAGATCTGCGCGGGCATCCGACAGGCCTACACGCCCGAGCAGCTCGTCGGCAAGACGATCATCATCGTCGCGAACCTCGCGCCCCGCATGCTCCGCGGCGAGGAATCGCGCGGCATGCTGCTGGCCGCGAGCGACGCGCCGAAGGACGGCGGCGTTGAGCGGCGCGTGGTCGTTCTGACCACACTGTCGGACATGCCCCCGGGATCCATCGTCTCCTGA
- a CDS encoding sigma-70 family RNA polymerase sigma factor — protein sequence MSQDPTQELADLLQAASRGDPAAWRELVARYSRRVYALAKSRCRNDDVAEEIAQSVFATVAAKVGGGEYTEVGRFESWLFRVAMNRVRDTVRKARRRPESHDPEVLANQPGRREEAPAFDAGAVSRLRLAMEDLSEADREIIELRHHGGLSFKQMSEVLEEPVGTLLARHHRALKKLRDALEASEQKSAAEVDDE from the coding sequence GTGAGTCAGGACCCAACGCAGGAACTCGCAGACCTGCTTCAGGCGGCCTCCCGCGGCGACCCCGCGGCGTGGCGTGAGCTGGTGGCCCGGTACAGCCGCAGGGTGTACGCCCTCGCCAAGAGCCGGTGCAGGAATGACGACGTGGCGGAGGAGATCGCCCAGTCGGTGTTCGCGACAGTGGCCGCGAAGGTCGGAGGGGGCGAGTACACGGAGGTTGGAAGGTTCGAGTCCTGGCTGTTCCGCGTCGCGATGAACCGCGTGCGGGACACGGTGAGGAAGGCGAGGCGGCGGCCCGAGTCGCACGACCCCGAGGTGCTGGCCAACCAGCCGGGGCGACGCGAGGAGGCGCCGGCGTTCGATGCGGGCGCAGTCTCGAGGCTGCGGCTGGCGATGGAGGACCTGTCGGAGGCGGACCGCGAGATCATCGAGCTGAGGCACCACGGCGGGCTCAGCTTCAAGCAGATGTCGGAAGTGCTCGAAGAACCTGTTGGAACATTGCTGGCCCGGCACCACCGGGCGCTCAAGAAGCTCCGCGACGCCCTGGAGGCGAGCGAGCAGAAGTCGGCAGCGGAGGTGGATGATGAATGA
- a CDS encoding MotA/TolQ/ExbB proton channel family protein, whose product MSSIMFHIMSAVVAQAGDAASGQASTPAAESSRTLFQYIKEGGVIGAILIFLSVVALTLLIMHLIQVRRAQLIPVEDATELQRLFRENDIQGAIRYCEQRESFLTRVFGSALVRCSRSPFGFMEIRTALEEAGQREADRLNKSIDWIGLIAAVAPMLGLLGTTIGMIGAFNSIGQLEGAARSRELAGFMSLALVNTAEGLAVAIPCTAAFSMLRRRLDRLVADAGEVVENLAVYIENPAAGAPKAPAVVRPTPRPATPAPTSAMPVPGMTPGVRPT is encoded by the coding sequence TTGAGTTCGATCATGTTCCACATCATGTCCGCGGTGGTGGCCCAGGCGGGCGACGCCGCGTCGGGTCAGGCGTCCACGCCCGCGGCGGAGTCCAGCCGCACGCTCTTCCAGTACATCAAGGAAGGCGGGGTCATCGGCGCGATCCTGATCTTCCTTTCCGTGGTGGCGCTGACGCTGCTGATCATGCACCTGATCCAGGTGCGGCGGGCGCAGCTTATTCCGGTGGAGGACGCCACGGAGCTGCAGCGGCTGTTCCGTGAGAACGACATTCAAGGCGCAATCCGCTACTGCGAGCAGCGGGAGTCATTCCTGACCCGTGTCTTCGGCTCGGCGCTGGTGCGGTGCTCGCGGTCCCCCTTCGGCTTCATGGAGATCCGCACCGCCCTCGAGGAGGCTGGCCAGCGTGAGGCCGACCGCCTGAACAAGTCGATCGACTGGATCGGCCTCATCGCCGCGGTGGCTCCCATGCTCGGCCTGCTGGGGACGACCATCGGCATGATCGGCGCGTTCAACAGCATCGGGCAGCTTGAGGGCGCCGCCCGTTCGCGCGAGCTGGCCGGGTTCATGTCCCTCGCCCTTGTGAACACGGCCGAGGGTCTCGCAGTGGCCATTCCCTGCACCGCCGCGTTCTCGATGCTGCGGCGTCGGCTTGACCGCCTGGTGGCCGACGCCGGCGAGGTGGTTGAGAACCTCGCGGTGTACATAGAGAACCCCGCGGCCGGCGCGCCGAAAGCCCCCGCGGTTGTGCGTCCAACGCCGCGCCCCGCCACGCCCGCGCCGACCTCCGCGATGCCCGTGCCCGGCATGACCCCCGGGGTGCGGCCCACATGA